Proteins found in one Merismopedia glauca CCAP 1448/3 genomic segment:
- a CDS encoding sigma 54-interacting transcriptional regulator, translating to MISPDIGLWLQERTALGILPAKVLEAIAQEISEQIVPANQHLVVENTIPDGLYILIEGQLESDRHCQTGATWIGLLPGATINLRELLLNEPAPRTIATLSECKLWFIPAARFRSLVVQYTEITQAFSQQLAQEVAQLSSRLSYDRERQAALLPYLVTKANRGVVGKSRYAVRLRQQILEASRVGDSLCDSTYRRSVLIFGEPGLEKDNLAALIHFGSDRRRQPMIKVNCNVLSTSGAELFGRVGGKVGLLEWLGDGTLLLNNVQDLHPELMPKIARLLASNTYTPVEKEGEEGRGPEDEITSQAKIMAIAERNLPAIETQVGYAIKVPPLRVRKADIKDQLEYYVNLLCRKKGLGKNRVTPEALRRLQSYDFPGNLRELESLVERALVQSNCASELTEEIFWAPETKKKLFRVNLLNAYPWLRRFLRSPWWPDRINYGFTLWFFAVVVAVLFVAPQNRAENLALNMFWAWWWPLILLGFPFVGRLWCAVCPFMIYGEVTQKLSLWLFPRQLKKWPREAAEKWGGWFLWGLFTLIFLWEELWNLENTADLSACLLLLITAGAMICSAIFERRFWCRYLCPIGGMNGLFAKLSMTELRAQQGTCSAECTTYQCYKGGPKKGEGLETGGCPLYSHPAQLEDNRDCVLCMTCLKACPHRSVELNLRPPGIELWTTHVPRAYEVALLLLLLGGVFLHRLPQLQSLLGLNFDLERFFPHLGLSLLALIVPASIPLLAYGGIWLLPKLSDKYARPRPFVELAYGYLPLVLGANLAHYLNLGLGEAGQILPVTWATFGLKMEGLPVWVAPTAVISFLQGSTLIISVLLSIFITQKIARQPVRSHWPQHLGVVLLAASLWTVIISNN from the coding sequence ATGATATCTCCAGATATAGGTCTGTGGTTGCAAGAACGCACGGCATTAGGCATTCTTCCAGCAAAAGTCTTAGAAGCGATCGCTCAAGAAATCTCCGAGCAAATCGTTCCAGCTAACCAGCACCTGGTAGTCGAAAACACTATCCCAGACGGACTTTACATTCTCATCGAAGGACAACTAGAGAGCGATCGCCACTGTCAAACTGGTGCGACTTGGATTGGCTTGCTACCTGGGGCGACGATTAACTTACGAGAGTTACTATTAAACGAGCCAGCACCTAGAACGATCGCGACTCTCTCTGAATGCAAGCTGTGGTTTATTCCGGCCGCTCGCTTTCGTTCCTTAGTGGTTCAATATACTGAAATTACCCAAGCTTTTTCGCAACAACTAGCCCAAGAAGTAGCGCAGTTATCTTCCCGTCTTAGTTACGATCGAGAGCGTCAAGCAGCTTTATTGCCCTATTTAGTTACTAAAGCCAATCGAGGGGTAGTAGGGAAAAGTCGTTATGCCGTGCGCTTAAGGCAGCAGATTCTTGAAGCTTCGCGCGTTGGCGACAGCCTGTGCGATAGCACGTATCGCCGTTCGGTGCTGATTTTTGGGGAACCAGGACTAGAAAAAGATAATCTGGCGGCATTGATTCACTTCGGTTCCGATCGCCGACGACAACCGATGATTAAGGTAAATTGCAACGTGTTATCAACCAGTGGCGCTGAGTTATTCGGTCGGGTTGGTGGCAAAGTCGGATTGCTGGAATGGCTAGGGGACGGAACTTTATTATTGAATAACGTTCAAGATCTACACCCAGAATTAATGCCCAAAATCGCTCGGTTGTTAGCCAGCAATACCTACACGCCTGTTGAGAAAGAGGGCGAGGAGGGCAGAGGACCAGAGGACGAGATTACGTCTCAGGCAAAGATTATGGCGATCGCCGAAAGAAATTTACCTGCGATCGAGACTCAGGTAGGTTATGCGATCAAAGTTCCACCTTTGCGAGTGCGAAAAGCTGATATTAAAGACCAGTTAGAATATTACGTCAATCTGTTATGTCGCAAAAAAGGGCTGGGCAAAAATCGAGTCACGCCAGAAGCTTTACGTCGGTTGCAATCTTATGACTTTCCTGGCAACTTGAGAGAGTTAGAAAGTTTAGTCGAACGCGCCCTAGTTCAGTCTAATTGTGCTTCAGAACTGACCGAAGAAATTTTCTGGGCACCAGAAACTAAGAAAAAATTATTTCGCGTTAATCTCTTAAATGCTTATCCTTGGTTGCGACGATTTCTCCGCAGTCCTTGGTGGCCAGATCGCATTAACTATGGTTTTACTTTGTGGTTCTTTGCGGTTGTCGTTGCTGTGCTATTTGTGGCTCCTCAAAATCGAGCCGAAAACTTGGCTTTAAATATGTTTTGGGCGTGGTGGTGGCCGTTAATTTTGTTAGGTTTTCCTTTTGTCGGTAGGTTGTGGTGTGCGGTTTGCCCGTTTATGATTTATGGAGAAGTTACTCAGAAGCTTTCTTTGTGGTTGTTTCCCAGACAATTGAAAAAGTGGCCGCGAGAGGCAGCAGAGAAGTGGGGAGGATGGTTTTTATGGGGATTATTTACCCTAATTTTCTTGTGGGAAGAACTTTGGAATTTAGAAAATACTGCTGACCTTTCAGCTTGTTTACTGCTATTAATTACGGCAGGAGCCATGATTTGTTCCGCAATTTTCGAGCGGCGGTTTTGGTGTCGATATCTCTGTCCGATTGGAGGCATGAACGGGCTATTTGCCAAACTATCCATGACTGAATTGCGAGCGCAGCAGGGAACTTGCTCGGCCGAATGTACTACCTATCAATGTTATAAAGGCGGTCCCAAAAAAGGAGAAGGCTTAGAAACAGGTGGCTGTCCTTTGTACTCTCACCCGGCTCAATTAGAAGATAACCGCGATTGCGTTTTGTGCATGACTTGTTTGAAAGCTTGTCCTCATCGATCGGTCGAATTAAATTTGCGTCCTCCTGGAATTGAATTATGGACAACCCACGTACCGCGCGCTTATGAAGTGGCTTTGTTGCTGTTACTTTTAGGTGGCGTATTTCTCCATCGCTTACCGCAATTGCAATCTTTACTAGGTTTAAACTTCGATCTCGAGCGCTTCTTTCCTCATTTGGGCTTATCTTTGCTAGCGTTAATCGTCCCAGCTAGCATCCCCCTGCTAGCTTATGGGGGGATCTGGTTGTTGCCAAAATTAAGTGATAAATATGCCAGACCTCGCCCGTTTGTTGAGTTAGCTTATGGTTACTTGCCGCTAGTCTTAGGAGCAAATCTAGCTCACTATTTGAATTTAGGTTTAGGAGAAGCCGGACAAATTTTGCCAGTGACATGGGCGACTTTTGGCTTGAAGATGGAAGGGTTGCCAGTGTGGGTTGCTCCGACAGCAGTGATTTCTTTTTTGCAAGGTTCGACGTTAATAATTTCGGTATTATT
- a CDS encoding aminoglycoside phosphotransferase family protein — MYRFLRLIFLTPVFLLTISLEKWGKRWFLLRFPRKPAEILKNQQQFFEMLKNYAQQRTVDLSADQITKLSSGLFPLDSKLLEIHPLAKIINEPDKNKLAGSFEIVYQTGEIVHSLPIFVKFQCGRGLPLYLQAIRAAVELGIAREIDFYRYLAGQIDLRTPRPYYANSIHQFNRVCLVLEYIEGFNPADWRSCPLIGIKAILYSVARMNAAFLGRTSTDPRTAWIPARKGLDYASFIGDFIRQEPVWYRTIWSALVNYFQDKPVTLVHGDCRPGNMLFVDDGKLASQIGTDSNDKLSVWPDDQTPLPEVVFTDWEAINVAPLFWDFTYCTIIGMTVADRRIYRSRLLDEFKAALQAAGVPAELCQDETIPIQVNLLALVLGFLSFVIIKNGFWDRQGNTAEDAIAWRERVVSAVVELDTKAIADILKIPEEAIVQLQNQWSQELSDYLNSLPKSDRSIHNV, encoded by the coding sequence ATGTATAGGTTTTTACGCCTGATTTTTCTGACACCAGTTTTTTTATTGACGATCTCGTTAGAAAAATGGGGGAAAAGGTGGTTTTTGCTGCGCTTTCCCAGAAAACCTGCTGAAATTCTCAAGAATCAGCAGCAATTCTTTGAAATGTTAAAAAATTACGCCCAACAAAGAACTGTAGATTTGTCAGCCGATCAAATTACTAAACTGTCATCTGGCCTATTTCCTCTCGATAGTAAATTGCTAGAGATTCACCCTTTAGCCAAGATTATTAACGAGCCTGACAAAAATAAATTGGCTGGTAGCTTTGAGATCGTATATCAAACTGGTGAAATAGTTCATTCCTTACCAATTTTTGTCAAATTTCAATGCGGGCGCGGTTTGCCATTATACCTCCAAGCAATTCGGGCGGCTGTGGAATTGGGTATAGCCCGCGAAATTGACTTCTATCGCTATCTGGCAGGACAGATAGATCTACGGACACCGCGCCCCTATTATGCCAATTCTATCCATCAGTTCAACCGCGTCTGCTTGGTGCTTGAATATATCGAAGGATTTAACCCTGCCGACTGGCGAAGCTGTCCTTTGATAGGAATAAAAGCGATTCTTTATTCTGTAGCGCGGATGAATGCAGCATTTTTGGGACGTACCAGTACCGATCCGCGTACAGCTTGGATTCCGGCTCGAAAGGGGCTAGATTATGCTAGTTTTATTGGGGACTTTATCAGACAAGAACCCGTTTGGTATCGAACTATCTGGTCGGCTTTAGTTAATTATTTTCAGGACAAACCAGTAACTCTGGTTCATGGCGACTGTCGCCCCGGTAATATGCTGTTTGTCGATGACGGCAAATTGGCATCCCAAATTGGCACGGATAGCAATGACAAGCTCTCGGTTTGGCCGGACGATCAAACTCCTCTGCCAGAAGTGGTTTTTACTGATTGGGAAGCAATTAATGTCGCTCCCTTATTTTGGGATTTCACTTACTGCACTATTATCGGCATGACAGTAGCCGATCGCCGCATATATCGATCGCGTTTGCTCGACGAATTCAAAGCTGCACTGCAAGCAGCGGGAGTCCCTGCCGAACTATGCCAAGATGAAACGATTCCCATTCAGGTAAACTTGCTGGCCTTAGTGCTTGGTTTTCTCAGCTTCGTTATTATCAAGAATGGCTTTTGGGATCGACAGGGCAACACCGCAGAGGACGCGATCGCTTGGCGCGAACGAGTTGTGAGTGCTGTAGTCGAGCTTGATACCAAGGCGATCGCAGACATCCTGAAAATACCTGAAGAAGCGATCGTGCAATTGCAAAACCAATGGTCGCAGGAGTTATCGGATTATTTAAACTCATTACCAAAGTCTGATCGATCTATTCATAACGTTTAG
- a CDS encoding sulfotransferase family protein, with the protein MKTEKLGARAKHLDEPYLPLLQEIDFTPVFIIGDRRSGTTLLYQLLAASECFNFVSAYHIIKYEELIFNFVSKNESHVKIELDRLFEKLNLIDRKIDEVKISPDLPEEYGFILDRTKDREPKITENNFSLFLEICQKIQFISDRDKLLLLKNPWDFSNFIFIKQMLPKAKFIFIHRHPVYVINSQLKMARSLLKQQNIYAAMLCEPYRHLFEKPLQLYVCRFLFSTLFGMGLRNITKAAIVTRSYFLRNIDLLPKTDYISIRYEDLCEHPDSNVMKILSFFGLEQKSTLTARTLLAPRPLNLLPEVAKNSDRICDQLQSYLSYLDYSLSL; encoded by the coding sequence ATGAAAACTGAAAAATTGGGAGCGCGGGCAAAACACCTTGATGAACCTTATTTGCCTTTACTACAAGAAATCGATTTTACGCCTGTCTTTATTATCGGCGATCGTCGCTCTGGGACAACCCTACTGTACCAATTGTTAGCAGCATCAGAATGTTTTAACTTTGTATCTGCATATCACATTATTAAGTACGAAGAACTGATTTTCAATTTTGTCAGTAAAAACGAGAGCCACGTAAAAATAGAACTTGATCGACTGTTCGAGAAACTGAATCTAATAGATCGTAAAATTGATGAAGTAAAAATTTCTCCAGATTTGCCTGAAGAGTATGGATTTATTCTTGATCGGACAAAGGATCGCGAACCTAAGATAACAGAAAATAATTTCTCTTTATTTCTGGAGATATGTCAAAAAATTCAATTCATCTCAGATCGAGACAAACTACTTTTACTCAAAAATCCTTGGGATTTTTCTAATTTCATTTTTATTAAACAAATGTTACCAAAAGCTAAGTTTATCTTTATTCACAGACATCCTGTTTATGTAATAAATTCTCAATTAAAAATGGCGCGAAGTCTTTTGAAACAACAAAATATCTATGCGGCGATGTTGTGCGAACCTTATAGACATCTGTTTGAAAAACCTTTACAGTTATATGTTTGTCGTTTCTTGTTTTCAACGTTATTCGGAATGGGGCTAAGAAATATTACCAAAGCAGCTATTGTCACCAGGAGTTACTTTTTGCGAAATATCGATCTACTACCTAAAACAGACTATATCTCTATTCGTTACGAAGATTTATGCGAACATCCAGACAGCAATGTGATGAAGATCCTATCATTTTTTGGTTTGGAACAGAAGTCAACACTAACCGCTCGAACTTTGCTCGCACCCCGTCCTTTAAACCTATTGCCGGAAGTCGCTAAAAACTCAGATCGAATTTGCGATCAACTGCAATCTTATTTGAGTTATCTAGATTATAGTTTATCGCTATAG
- a CDS encoding cytochrome P450, with translation MISKGPTVIEVKQLFNVHPQQAWIDLVLKYGKNFWYRGTLLTCDPKLVETLLTEKKHTQKRSLLYTKAKALPGADGILFQEGDRWQQSARIVMPVFSKDNINRFPKLIEQITLTYAAKWETADKLEDLFAALMELGADIFLEIGCNLDPKEETTHKLSQALIGYKAQTMSSNSKTRLDELGLDATKLLDILPFIRWLFELRGRVSDLRKLVQSILKKRESVPVIETDWLNNLQKSGLSLNEITNHINHLYGAFNAIDFSLTCAFYVLSHQPDWIKRLRSEFDLVMEENACPTRVGAASPKETRFPSLVQTTYFMREVFRMYPVAMAVMRQTGEAIELDGEVIPAGTEVMILLYALHHHPDFWENPETFDPDRWTNLQSPRVPYSYIPFLDGPRQCLGRHWAELNFVTILHTLLQHYEIEILKPTVPITRFLIPRFAEAMPCRISKRYE, from the coding sequence ATGATTTCTAAAGGTCCTACAGTTATTGAAGTCAAACAACTTTTCAATGTCCATCCCCAACAGGCATGGATTGACTTAGTTTTAAAATATGGCAAAAATTTTTGGTATCGGGGAACTTTATTAACCTGCGATCCAAAGTTAGTTGAAACATTGCTCACAGAAAAAAAGCATACTCAAAAGCGATCGCTCTTATATACTAAAGCCAAAGCCTTACCAGGTGCTGATGGCATTCTTTTTCAAGAAGGCGATCGCTGGCAACAATCTGCTCGAATAGTCATGCCAGTTTTTAGTAAAGATAACATCAATCGATTTCCAAAACTTATCGAGCAAATAACATTAACCTATGCCGCTAAGTGGGAAACAGCAGATAAATTGGAAGATTTGTTTGCGGCTTTGATGGAATTGGGAGCAGACATTTTTCTGGAAATCGGTTGTAATTTAGATCCAAAAGAGGAAACAACCCATAAGCTGTCCCAAGCCTTGATAGGTTATAAAGCACAAACCATGAGTTCAAACTCTAAAACTCGTTTGGATGAGTTAGGACTCGACGCTACAAAATTGCTGGATATTCTGCCATTTATTAGATGGTTATTCGAGTTGAGAGGCAGGGTTTCTGACCTTCGTAAACTCGTGCAGTCTATCCTCAAAAAGAGAGAAAGTGTACCCGTAATTGAAACTGACTGGTTAAATAATCTCCAAAAAAGCGGCCTATCTTTGAATGAAATTACTAACCACATCAATCACCTGTATGGCGCGTTTAATGCCATTGATTTTAGTCTTACTTGTGCCTTTTATGTTTTGAGCCACCAGCCCGATTGGATAAAGCGTTTGCGCTCCGAGTTCGATTTGGTGATGGAGGAAAATGCTTGCCCAACTCGCGTTGGCGCAGCCTCTCCGAAGGAGACTCGCTTTCCTTCTCTTGTCCAAACTACTTATTTCATGCGAGAAGTATTCCGAATGTATCCAGTGGCAATGGCAGTGATGAGACAGACGGGAGAGGCGATTGAATTGGATGGAGAAGTAATACCCGCAGGCACGGAGGTGATGATTTTACTCTACGCTCTACACCACCATCCCGATTTTTGGGAAAATCCTGAAACGTTCGATCCCGATCGCTGGACGAACTTACAATCCCCACGAGTGCCGTATAGCTATATTCCTTTTCTAGATGGTCCCCGTCAGTGCTTGGGACGACATTGGGCGGAACTCAATTTTGTGACGATCTTGCATACTCTCTTGCAGCACTACGAAATAGAAATTCTCAAACCGACTGTTCCCATCACTCGATTTCTCATTCCTCGTTTTGCTGAAGCCATGCCCTGCCGGATATCTAAACGTTATGAATAG